In Streptomyces sp. HUAS ZL42, the DNA window GCCACGGCCGATCTGCTGGGCGGGCTGGAGGTCAGGGGGCAGGCGGTCCGGCAGGCGGGCTGAGGTGCGGGCCCCGGCGTGTTACGCGGGCTGCCTGCGCATCAGGTACGTCGCGCCCGCGCCCGCTGCGAACAGCGCCACCAGGGACACGCCCGTGGCCAGCCATGTCGTGCCCAGCCAGTGGGCGCCGAAGTAGCCGAGGGCCACGCTGTACGTCGCCCAGGACAGGCCGGCCAGGGCGGACCAGGGCAGGAAGTCGCGGACGCGGCGGTGTGCGGCGCCCGCGATGAGGGAGACGACCGAGCGACCGGCCGGGGCGAAGCGGGCCAGGACGACCAGGAGGCCGCCGCCGCGGGCCAGGGCCGCGCCGAGACGTTCCTGCGCGGTGGTGAGGCGGCGGGAGCGGGATATCGCGCGGTCCAGGCGTTCGCCGCCCCGCCAGGCCAGCCGGTAGGCGACCAGGTCGCCCAGGACGGAGGCGGCGGCCGCGGAGAGGATCAGCGTCAGGACGTCTATCTCGTTCGCGACCTGGCCGGTCGCCGAGCCCGCCGCCGCGGCCGTCGCCGCAGCGATGACCAGGACGCCGCTCGGCAGCACGGGCAGGAACACGTCGAGGAGGACCGACAGGGCCACCATCGCGTAGATCCATGGGCTGCCCGTCAGCGACCCCACACTCTCCAGCACCGCACTCTCCCCGTGTCTCCCCCGTACGGCCGT includes these proteins:
- a CDS encoding DedA family protein, producing MLESVGSLTGSPWIYAMVALSVLLDVFLPVLPSGVLVIAAATAAAAGSATGQVANEIDVLTLILSAAAASVLGDLVAYRLAWRGGERLDRAISRSRRLTTAQERLGAALARGGGLLVVLARFAPAGRSVVSLIAGAAHRRVRDFLPWSALAGLSWATYSVALGYFGAHWLGTTWLATGVSLVALFAAGAGATYLMRRQPA